The Fulvivirga ligni genome window below encodes:
- a CDS encoding helix-turn-helix transcriptional regulator: MEGNDVKRISRLTAILTQLQTKRRLTATSLADKFGVSTRTIYRDIKTLEKAGVPVLTEEGKGYMLMEGYRIPPVMFTENQANALILAEQLVLKNKDASFIRDYAEAIDKIKSILRYSIQDKANLLAERTRYDEALNQERNSSNLSELQSALTNYKLVRIRYINKEGSTTDRIIEPFAILSAENWYLIAWCRLRKEFRFFRPDRIQNMEVLSENFEPHNLTLQEYFDKYQ; this comes from the coding sequence ATGGAAGGAAATGATGTCAAAAGAATCTCACGACTTACTGCCATATTAACGCAGCTGCAGACCAAAAGAAGGTTGACAGCCACAAGTCTCGCAGATAAATTTGGTGTAAGTACCCGTACTATCTATAGAGATATCAAAACTCTGGAAAAAGCTGGGGTACCTGTTCTCACTGAAGAAGGTAAAGGGTATATGCTCATGGAGGGTTATAGAATTCCACCAGTTATGTTTACCGAAAATCAGGCCAATGCTTTAATACTGGCAGAACAGCTGGTGTTAAAAAATAAAGATGCCTCTTTCATTCGAGATTATGCGGAGGCTATCGATAAGATCAAATCGATTCTCAGATATAGTATTCAGGACAAAGCCAATCTATTGGCGGAAAGAACGCGCTATGATGAGGCACTTAACCAGGAAAGAAACAGTAGTAATTTATCTGAATTACAAAGTGCGCTAACTAATTATAAATTAGTTAGGATCAGGTACATCAATAAAGAGGGATCTACTACAGACAGGATAATAGAGCCATTTGCCATATTAAGTGCTGAAAATTGGTATTTGATTGCCTGGTGCCGACTTCGTAAAGAGTTTAGGTTTTTCCGACCTGATAGAATTCAAAATATGGAGGTATTATCAGAAAATTTTGAGCCGCACAATCTGACTTTACAAGAGTATTTTGATAAATATCAATAA